One segment of Thermodesulfobacteriota bacterium DNA contains the following:
- the lgt gene encoding prolipoprotein diacylglyceryl transferase, producing the protein MYPEIIRVGDFTISSFGVMVAIAFLAAYWVSSLEFKRKELDEKLLSNLFIASMVGGIVGAKILFLIENVSPSEIARNPVEYIFSRGGLTFYGGFFLAAFLIWVICRLNNINTWKILDAIAPSIAIGHAIGRIGCLLVGDDYGVPTNLPWGMAFPEGLPPTREKVHPTQIYETVLLTIIFVILWRVRKKEKPDGWLFSLFLILAGTERFLIEFIRATTPSPIPGLSLAQLMALGVIVVGVVKLIQIRTLKPTTTSEVKRSKKSLR; encoded by the coding sequence ATGTACCCGGAGATCATCAGGGTCGGAGATTTTACAATTTCATCCTTCGGCGTCATGGTGGCAATCGCTTTCCTGGCCGCCTATTGGGTTTCATCACTCGAATTTAAGAGGAAAGAACTGGATGAAAAGCTACTGAGCAATCTCTTCATAGCCTCCATGGTCGGGGGAATTGTCGGGGCGAAGATCCTTTTCCTTATCGAGAACGTTTCTCCCTCCGAAATAGCCAGAAACCCGGTCGAATATATATTCTCCCGGGGAGGTCTTACCTTCTATGGGGGATTTTTCTTGGCAGCATTTCTGATATGGGTCATCTGTCGCCTGAACAATATAAACACTTGGAAGATCTTGGATGCGATAGCCCCCTCTATTGCCATTGGTCACGCCATCGGACGCATAGGATGCCTTCTAGTAGGGGATGATTATGGCGTTCCCACAAACCTGCCCTGGGGTATGGCTTTCCCAGAGGGACTTCCTCCGACGAGAGAAAAGGTGCATCCCACCCAAATTTATGAAACCGTCCTATTAACAATTATTTTCGTTATCCTGTGGAGAGTCAGAAAGAAAGAGAAACCGGATGGATGGTTGTTTTCCCTATTTCTAATACTTGCCGGAACCGAAAGGTTTCTTATAGAATTCATAAGGGCGACGACGCCGAGCCCCATCCCCGGCCTCTCCCTGGCTCAGTTAATGGCGCTGGGAGTGATTGTTGTGGGAGTCGTTAAATTGATTCAGATTCGTACTTTGAAACCTACTACAACAAGTGAAGTCAAAAGAAGCAAGAAAAGTCTGAGGTAA
- a CDS encoding HNH endonuclease, giving the protein MLTSPVLVLNRYFVPVTVTNVKRAFIMLYGGVAKAVGGDYKTFDFESWADISSVRDEDAIKTVSRVIRIPRVIMLIRYDRMPRKEAKFNRINIFRRDGGICQYCGERFPRSELTIDHVIPRSIGGKSIWENVVCCCVDCNRRKGGRTPDEARMKLITRPKKPNWDPFSNIYIKAVRYKEWEPFLSFVDVSYWNVELEE; this is encoded by the coding sequence ATGCTGACATCACCCGTTTTGGTCCTGAATCGTTATTTTGTACCGGTCACGGTAACAAATGTGAAGAGGGCCTTTATTATGCTCTATGGAGGAGTGGCCAAGGCGGTCGGAGGGGATTATAAAACCTTTGACTTTGAATCGTGGGCAGACATTTCATCGGTGAGAGATGAGGACGCAATTAAGACGGTCAGCCGGGTGATCAGAATTCCAAGGGTCATAATGCTCATAAGATATGACCGTATGCCCAGGAAAGAGGCGAAATTCAACCGCATCAACATCTTCAGGAGGGATGGGGGGATATGCCAGTATTGCGGTGAAAGGTTCCCCCGCTCAGAGCTGACTATAGACCATGTAATCCCCCGGTCTATCGGCGGCAAGAGCATATGGGAAAATGTAGTTTGTTGCTGTGTTGATTGTAACCGGCGTAAGGGCGGGAGGACTCCCGACGAAGCCCGGATGAAGCTCATAACCAGGCCCAAAAAGCCCAATTGGGACCCGTTCTCTAATATTTACATAAAAGCGGTAAGGTATAAGGAGTGGGAGCCGTTTCTCAGTTTTGTCGACGTTTCTTACTGGAACGTCGAGCTTGAGGAGTAG
- a CDS encoding Mov34/MPN/PAD-1 family protein, translating to MKVFLSESAFMGLVLSSIEVYKKECLGLLLGYKLEDRFIVEHSLAYQSAKRTRNGVSSNNHRHSRIEDVLPKFDKMEIVGDFHSHPQYGNLKGIPKPSRLDIHDMENGKLYMIIAINDNERSVRWGENLDGTISGTLNRFHFKISAYHFDGKKIKRSIIKCPFCLALEN from the coding sequence ATGAAGGTATTTCTCTCCGAATCTGCGTTCATGGGGCTTGTTTTAAGTTCTATAGAAGTCTATAAAAAGGAATGCCTCGGTCTTTTACTTGGATATAAATTGGAAGATAGGTTCATAGTTGAGCACAGTCTTGCTTATCAAAGCGCAAAGAGGACGAGAAACGGTGTGTCCTCAAACAACCACCGACATAGCCGGATTGAGGATGTTCTCCCCAAATTTGATAAGATGGAAATTGTGGGTGATTTTCATTCCCATCCGCAGTACGGAAACCTTAAAGGGATCCCCAAACCAAGCCGCCTGGACATACATGATATGGAGAATGGAAAGCTCTATATGATTATAGCGATCAACGACAACGAGCGATCGGTGCGTTGGGGAGAGAACCTGGACGGTACGATATCGGGGACGCTCAACAGGTTCCATTTCAAAATCTCCGCCTATCATTTTGACGGGAAAAAGATAAAAAGAAGCATTATCAAATGTCCATTCTGCCTGGCACTGGAGAACTGA
- the thpR gene encoding RNA 2',3'-cyclic phosphodiesterase produces MRVFIAALIPQEIKYEIKKYVDEIKPYWEGVKWENQEKLHVTLKFLGEIEESKVEEVGTALRVLIGNYSPFEMEISSFGGFPNLRNPRVLFIALSENKELSRLYNEIEEGLERVGFSAETRPFVPHITVGRIKSRARIKGTLPFPKPHSFLISEVAVMRSVLGPEGSKYSTISLFRLDKKM; encoded by the coding sequence TTGAGGGTTTTTATCGCCGCACTTATTCCGCAAGAGATAAAGTATGAGATAAAAAAGTATGTGGATGAGATAAAACCCTACTGGGAAGGAGTAAAGTGGGAAAACCAGGAAAAATTGCATGTCACGCTCAAGTTCTTGGGGGAGATTGAAGAGTCCAAGGTGGAAGAAGTAGGGACTGCCCTCAGAGTCCTGATTGGAAATTATTCTCCGTTTGAGATGGAGATTTCTAGTTTTGGCGGCTTTCCCAATCTCAGAAATCCGCGAGTGCTTTTTATCGCCTTGTCCGAGAACAAGGAGCTTTCCAGGCTTTATAATGAGATAGAAGAGGGCCTTGAACGGGTCGGTTTTAGCGCGGAAACACGCCCCTTTGTACCCCACATAACTGTGGGTAGGATCAAATCAAGGGCGCGTATTAAGGGGACCCTGCCATTTCCCAAGCCTCATTCTTTTCTAATATCCGAGGTTGCCGTTATGAGAAGCGTTTTGGGGCCGGAGGGCTCTAAGTATAGCACCATCTCGCTTTTTCGATTGGATAAGAAAATGTAA
- a CDS encoding acyl-CoA thioesterase yields the protein MQRLEKESVEVINTELVFPSHTNHYGTIFGGRLLELMDMTGGLAAMRFACEEVVTASVEALDFKMPVKLGDIVELRANVIYTARTSMVVKVDVFRIGKFNSKRDFCCRGFFIFVAVDANGYPKAIPSLKLVSDEDRRFWNIGEAIRNRAIERQKSKED from the coding sequence ATGCAGCGTTTAGAGAAGGAATCAGTCGAGGTGATAAATACCGAGCTTGTTTTTCCCTCTCACACCAATCACTACGGGACGATTTTTGGCGGAAGACTCCTTGAGCTTATGGACATGACCGGAGGGCTTGCAGCGATGCGCTTCGCCTGTGAGGAGGTGGTGACGGCATCGGTTGAAGCACTCGATTTTAAAATGCCGGTTAAGCTTGGTGATATCGTGGAGTTGAGGGCAAACGTCATTTACACGGCCAGAACGTCGATGGTAGTGAAAGTAGATGTATTTAGAATAGGGAAATTCAACAGCAAAAGGGACTTTTGTTGCCGGGGATTCTTCATATTTGTGGCCGTGGATGCAAACGGATACCCTAAGGCTATACCGTCACTTAAGCTCGTCTCGGATGAGGATAGAAGGTTTTGGAATATAGGGGAGGCAATAAGGAATAGGGCAATAGAAAGGCAGAAGTCTAAAGAGGATTAG
- the ald gene encoding alanine dehydrogenase, with the protein MIIGVPKERKVHEYRVALTPQAVKILVQKGHRVIVERGAGLGVGIGDEEFGQAGAEIASNEEEIFKKCELVVKVKELLPHEFTLVRKDQILFSYLHLAANMELIEALKKSGVTAVAFETVELPDGSLPLLSPMSRIAGRLSIQVGIHFLEKTVGGKGVLMSGAPGVRPGRVTVIGGGTVGYNAVLSALGLGADVVLIDINPKKLEYFHEKFGGRVRTRPSYPELIKDELKESDLVIGAVLVTGAKAPKVVNREMIAEMQRGSVFVDVAIDQGGCSETSRPTSLDSPVFEVNGVIHYCVTNIPSLVSLTASYSLSNSILPYVLKIADGKMEEDGALKKGINVHGGRLLLKLD; encoded by the coding sequence ATGATCATTGGCGTTCCGAAAGAGAGAAAGGTTCATGAATACAGGGTCGCCCTTACTCCACAGGCGGTAAAGATTTTGGTCCAAAAAGGACATAGGGTTATAGTGGAGAGGGGGGCCGGGCTTGGAGTAGGAATTGGCGATGAGGAATTTGGTCAAGCGGGAGCGGAGATTGCCTCGAACGAGGAAGAGATATTCAAAAAATGCGAGCTAGTCGTAAAAGTTAAAGAGCTGCTGCCACACGAGTTTACCCTGGTCAGAAAAGACCAAATCCTTTTCTCCTATCTTCATCTAGCTGCAAATATGGAACTGATAGAAGCGCTCAAAAAGAGTGGAGTAACTGCTGTAGCATTCGAGACGGTGGAACTTCCAGATGGCTCTCTTCCCCTTCTTTCGCCGATGAGCAGAATTGCCGGGAGGCTTTCCATACAGGTCGGTATTCATTTTCTTGAAAAAACGGTAGGGGGTAAGGGGGTTCTGATGAGCGGTGCTCCCGGTGTTAGGCCGGGTAGGGTCACAGTCATCGGAGGGGGAACTGTGGGATATAACGCTGTCCTTTCAGCGTTGGGGCTTGGCGCGGATGTTGTTTTGATAGATATCAATCCAAAGAAGCTAGAATACTTTCACGAAAAGTTTGGTGGACGAGTAAGAACCCGGCCATCGTACCCGGAATTGATAAAAGATGAGCTTAAAGAATCAGACCTAGTGATAGGTGCTGTTCTCGTTACCGGGGCTAAAGCTCCCAAAGTGGTTAATCGGGAGATGATTGCGGAAATGCAGAGAGGGAGCGTTTTTGTGGACGTGGCAATCGACCAGGGCGGATGCTCGGAAACCAGCCGTCCTACCAGCCTGGATTCTCCGGTTTTTGAGGTTAATGGGGTTATTCACTACTGTGTGACCAATATTCCTTCCCTTGTTTCTCTGACCGCCAGTTATTCACTCTCGAACAGCATATTGCCCTATGTTCTGAAGATAGCCGATGGCAAGATGGAGGAGGATGGTGCTCTCAAGAAAGGTATAAATGTGCATGGAGGCAGGTTGCTTTTGAAGTTGGATTAG
- a CDS encoding ACT domain-containing protein, whose translation MRKFFAITSIGKDRPGIVAGVSKVLFDLGINIEDSSMTILRSEFSMILIVSTGEELEASDLEIHFKELAAKLGLSISVKEIDEDEVYSKKPYSGTPYIISVIGTDKPGIVHRVSELLFSKGINITDLNTKVVPGEETPVYTMILEVDVPHSVDVDALEEEFSLLQREMAIDVDIKEIEVLEL comes from the coding sequence ATGAGAAAATTTTTCGCAATAACCTCAATCGGCAAAGACCGTCCCGGTATCGTAGCCGGCGTCTCGAAGGTTCTATTTGACCTGGGAATAAATATAGAGGATTCAAGCATGACTATTCTAAGGAGCGAATTCTCCATGATTCTAATAGTTTCGACCGGCGAAGAGCTCGAAGCTTCCGACTTGGAAATCCATTTTAAAGAGTTAGCCGCCAAACTCGGGCTTTCCATATCGGTGAAGGAGATCGACGAGGATGAAGTATATTCGAAAAAACCTTACTCCGGCACCCCTTATATCATCTCGGTAATCGGCACAGACAAACCGGGAATTGTTCATCGGGTATCGGAACTTCTCTTCTCCAAAGGTATAAACATCACCGACCTCAATACAAAGGTCGTGCCCGGCGAAGAAACCCCGGTTTATACCATGATACTGGAGGTGGACGTCCCTCATAGCGTAGATGTGGATGCACTGGAGGAGGAATTCTCTCTTCTCCAGAGAGAGATGGCAATCGATGTTGATATAAAGGAAATAGAGGTCCTCGAACTTTAA